TCCATAATCCTCTTGATGTAAAAAGATGGACTCCAGAGCTGATTCCGCTCATGAAAAGCGGAAAAGTAAAATATGCAGGCGTCTCCAACCACAATCTGGAGGAAATCAAACTAGCGCAAAGCATTCTGGCTGAAGAAGGGCTGAAAATCTCTGCTGTACAAAATCATTACAGCTTATTGTACCGTTCGTCCGAAGAAGCCGGAATTATTGATTACTGCAACGAAAACAACATTGTGTTTTTCTCCTATATGGTGTTGGAGCAAGGCGCATTAACCGACAAATATAATACGAAAAATCCTCTCCCAAGCGGCACCAGAAGAGGAGAGGCGTTTCATGAAGACGTGCTTGCGAAACTGGAAGGCTTGATCCATGTTATGAAGGAAATCGGCAGTAAGCGTAATGCAACTTCTGCACAAGTTGCAATCGCTTGGGCTATCACGAAAGGAACTCTTCCGATCATCGGCGTTACGAGAACTTCCCAAATTGCTGATGCTGTAAAAGCCGCTGAAATCACGCTGACAGCACAGGAAATCCATGATCTTGAAGCAGCCGCGAAAGAGACCGGAATAGTAATCAAAGGTGAATGGGAAAAGGCGATGCATGAATCACTATAATCTGTCTTTTCGGATTACTGAACCACCTTCACAGTTGTATTAACCTGTTATTTGTCAGGAACGGTTCAGGAGACATCCATGGTGGATGCCTCCTTCCGATGTTCTATATCAGTCCGCGTTAAGATGATTGGGAAGTTGAGTCTTTTAAAAATTCTTCGAATCTGATCGGAGGACGTCCGATTAGGTTTTCCAAAGTGGGATCGATTTGCGAGAAATCCCCTTGCCGGCTTGCTTGAAAGATACCTGTAAGCAAGTTGATGATCGCTTCCGACATACCATGAGACGTCAAGCGTTTCCGATATTCTTCATCGGACACAACGATATGCTGAATGGGCTGATCCAAGACCTTGGAAGCAATCGATGCGATCCCTTCCATGTCAATCGCCTCGGAGGCCGTAAGAGGAGGGGTAATCCCGGTGAGTTTCCCCTCTGTCAAGATAGCCGCTGTAACTGCAGCCAGGTCCGAGTGAGTCGTCCAGGCAATCGGACCGCTTTCCGGGACTATTAATTCCCTTGTTTTCAAGGCATCCCTGATCATCAATAACGCTGAAGTAGCAAAAAAACCGCAT
This genomic window from Paenibacillus hexagrammi contains:
- a CDS encoding aldo/keto reductase — its product is MRKVKLHNEMIPSIALGTWSWGTGQGGGDAIFGNYLTAEDVKPVFDSAMKAGLHLWDTATVYGMGASESILGELTKGRDDVLLSTKFNPRVGGPVEDSLNSSLNRLGVDHIYIYWIHNPLDVKRWTPELIPLMKSGKVKYAGVSNHNLEEIKLAQSILAEEGLKISAVQNHYSLLYRSSEEAGIIDYCNENNIVFFSYMVLEQGALTDKYNTKNPLPSGTRRGEAFHEDVLAKLEGLIHVMKEIGSKRNATSAQVAIAWAITKGTLPIIGVTRTSQIADAVKAAEITLTAQEIHDLEAAAKETGIVIKGEWEKAMHESL
- a CDS encoding Rossmann-fold NAD(P)-binding domain-containing protein, which gives rise to MKTRELIVPESGPIAWTTHSDLAAVTAAILTEGKLTGITPPLTASEAIDMEGIASIASKVLDQPIQHIVVSDEEYRKRLTSHGMSEAIINLLTGIFQASRQGDFSQIDPTLENLIGRPPIRFEEFLKDSTSQSS